A genomic stretch from Primulina huaijiensis isolate GDHJ02 chromosome 14, ASM1229523v2, whole genome shotgun sequence includes:
- the LOC140956997 gene encoding uncharacterized protein has protein sequence MVMAGLLMKMAVLMLLCFCTEAEYLKYKDPKQPLNVRIKDLLKRMTLEEKIGQMTMIDRKVASRDIVNNYFIGSLLSGGGSVPAPKASAETWINMVNDFQKGALSTRLGIPMIYGIDAVHGHNTVYNATIFPHNIGLGVTRDPELVKKIGTATALEVRATGIPYAFSPCIAVCRDPRWGRCFESYSEDHKIVQAMTEIIPGLQGDLPASYARNFPYVNGIGRKKVAACAKHFVGDGGTIDGINENNTIIDMNGLFDIHMPAYLDSIRKGVATIMISFSSLNGKKMHTHKDLITGYLKNKLKFEGFVISDSEGIDKITSPPHANYTYSVEASINAGIDTVMVPEKFIEFINDLTSLVNKNVIPMSRIDDAVERILRVKFIMGLFENPMADFTLVNHLGSLQHRELAREAVRRSLVLLKNGKSSEAPFLPLPKRASKILVAGSHANDIGNQCGGWTIEWHGLSGNITIGTTILNAVMNTVDPDTEVIYNENPDTEYVKSNKFSYAIVAVGELPYSETVGDSKNLTIAGHGYATITNVCRSITCVVVLITGRPVVIEPYLELIDSLVAAWLPGTEGQGIADVLFGDYGFTGKLARTWFRTVDQLPMNVGDPHYDPLFPFGFGLTTTANRDLKASQ, from the exons ATGGTTATGGCGGGTTTGCTGATGAAAATGGCGGTGCTGATGCTTCTGTGCTTCTGTACAGAGGCAGAGTACTTGAAATACAAGGACCCAAAACAGCCATTGAATGTTAGAATCAAAGACTTGTTGAAGAGGATGACCCTTGAAGAAAAGATCGGCCAGATGACAATGATTGACAGGAAGGTTGCCTCGCGAGATATAGTCAATAATTACTTCATTG GGAGTCTTTTGAGTGGGGGAGGAAGCGTACCTGCTCCAAAGGCTTCTGCTGAGACTTGGATCAATATGgttaatgactttcaaaaagGCGCTCTTTCTACTCGTCTTGGAATACCAATGATTTATGGAATTGATGCTGTTCATGGCCATAACACCGTGTATAATGCTACTATTTTCCCTCACAACATTGGGCTTGGAGTTACCAG GGATCCTGAGCTTGTCAAGAAGATAGGAACTGCCACTGCTCTTGAAGTTAGAGCCACAGGAATTCCCTATGCATTTTCTCCCTGTATAGCG GTTTGTAGGGACCCAAGATGGGGTCGCTGTTTTGAAAGCTATAGCGAGGATCACAAGATTGTTCAAGCAATGACAGAGATAATTCCTGGTTTGCAAGGAGATCTTCCAGCCAGTTATGCAAGGAACTTCCCATATGTGAATGGGATTGGGAG GAAAAAGGTTGCTGCATGTGCGAAACACTTTGTGGGAGATGGCGGAACAATAGATGGTATCAATGAAAACAACACTATCATAGACATGAATGGACTGTTTGATATCCACATGCCTGCATATCTTGATTCCATCAGAAAGGGAGTGGCAACAATCATGATATCTTTCTCGAGCTTAAATGGTAAAAAGATGCATACTCACAAAGATCTCATCACTGGATATCTCAAGAATAAGCTCAAATTCGAA GGGTTTGTTATATCCGATTCTGAAGGTATTGACAAGATAACTTCCCCACCACATGCTAACTATACATATAGTGTTGAAGCTAGTATCAATGCTGGAATTGACACG GTTATGGTCCCAGAGAAGTTTATAGAGTTCATCAACGACTTAACTTCACTGGTGAATAAAAATGTTATCCCTATGAGCAGAATAGACGATGCTGTTGAGAGAATACTGAGGGTCAAATTTATTATGGGGCTCTTCGAGAACCCAATGGCTGATTTCACCTTGGTGAACCATCTTGGAAGCCTG CAACACAGAGAGTTGGCCCGGGAAGCAGTGAGGCGATCACTAGTCCTACTCAAGAATGGTAAAAGTAGTGAAGCCCCATTTCTCCCTCTTCCAAAGAGAGCTTCGAAGATACTCGTGGCAGGAAGCCATGCAAATGACATCGGTAATCAATGTGGAGGATGGACGATAGAATGGCACGGTCTTTCTGGCAATATTACAATTG GTACCACAATTCTAAATGCAGTAATGAACACAGTTGATCCAGACACTGAAGTTATCTACAATGAAAATCCCGACACAGAATATGTGAAATcgaacaaattttcctatgccATTGTAGCCGTCGGGGAGCTACCTTATTCGGAAACAGTAGGTGATAGCAAGAATTTGACAATAGCCGGACATGGTTACGCCACTATTACCAATGTATGCAGGTCTATAACATGTGTGGTCGTACTAATTACAGGACGACCGGTTGTTATAGAACCATATCTTGAACTAATCGACTCGCTGGTGGCTGCTTGGCTTCCGGGGACTGAAGGCCAGGGGATTGCTGATGTTTTGTTCGGCGACTATGGTTTTACGGGCAAACTCGCACGAACTTGGTTTAGGACAGTCGACCAACTTCCGATGAATGTGGGCGATCCACATTACGATCCTCTGTTTCCATTTGGATTTGGTCTCACTACTACTGCAAATAGAGATTTGAAAGCAAGTCAATGA